One region of Astyanax mexicanus isolate ESR-SI-001 chromosome 15, AstMex3_surface, whole genome shotgun sequence genomic DNA includes:
- the nog3 gene encoding noggin-3, whose protein sequence is MDAAPHFLSLCVLLFSLGARIEEGACQHYYLLRPVPSDSLPVMDLLEDPDPALDPKDRDLNETELRARLGAHFDAHFMAVSAPGAAGGEDAETAAGAAASAAAGGDTDASRLRPAGPMPRDIRTLDFELPGWKKPSKKMRRRLQLWLWSYTFCPVVYAWQDLGSRFWPRYVKVGSCASKRSCSVPEGMVCSPAKSAHLTLLRWYCIPRKAGGLRCLWIPVQYPVISECKCACST, encoded by the coding sequence ATGGATGCCGCCCCCCACTTTCTGTCCCTGTGCGTGCTGCTGTTCTCTCTCGGCGCGCGGATAGAGGAGGGCGCGTGCCAGCACTACTACCTCCTCCGCCCCGTCCCCAGCGACAGCCTGCCCGTGATGGACCTCCTAGAGGACCCCGACCCCGCCCTGGACCCTAAGGACAGGGACCTGAACGAGACGGAGCTGCGCGCGCGACTGGGCGCGCACTTCGACGCGCACTTCATGGCCGTGTCCGCGCCCGGCGCCGCCGGCGGGGAGGACGCGGAGACGGCTGCCGGGGCTGCTGCGTCTGCGGCGGCCGGGGGAGATACGGACGCGTCCCGCCTGCGACCCGCCGGCCCCATGCCCCGGGACATCCGGACTCTGGACTTTGAGCTGCCCGGCTGGAAAAAGCCGAGCAAGAAGATGCGCAGGCGCCTGCAGCTCTGGCTGTGGTCCTACACCTTCTGTCCGGTGGTCTACGCGTGGCAGGACTTGGGCAGCCGCTTCTGGCCGCGTTACGTCAAGGTGGGCAGCTGCGCGAGCAAGAGGTCGTGCTCTGTGCCCGAGGGCATGGTGTGCAGCCCGGCCAAGTCCGCGCACTTAACTCTGCTGCGGTGGTACTGCATCCCGCGCAAGGCGGGGGGGCTGCGGTGCTTGTGGATCCCCGTGCAGTATCCCGTCATCTCGGAGTGCAAGTGCGCCTGCAGCACATGA